The following is a genomic window from Vitis vinifera cultivar Pinot Noir 40024 chromosome 6, ASM3070453v1.
GAAACCCAAGTGTTCCTTCTTCCCCTATCCCCAAATTTAAGCCTCAAACAATGACAATAGCCCCATTAATCAAGCTTGCCACAATCAGGGATATCCCCCTCATCATCTCTTCtcccttttatttttccttacaTTTCTTTTGCAATGTAATCTTGGATCATCATTACCCACTTTAGCATCCATCCCTCAGGTCTGTTTTTAGTATCAAGTATTAAGCAACCATACATTTTGGTTACAAGTCAAGAAGGGTGGGCTTGAAGAGGGAAAGGGGTTGGTTTGATGAATGTTGGCAAGAGTGGGGACAAAAGTTGATAGTGGAATAGAAAATGGTCTTACTCAACAACACTCCAGTCACTCCTCTCTAAAGCCTTATCTAAAGCATGGATAGTGGTTTAAAAAAGAACTGGATGAGTTATAGCCCTGACTTCTGAGTTCTGAGTAGGAATTCCACAATTCCAAGTGTGGACTTTTCCTTCACCCTACAAACTCTATACACATTATATACAGAGCCCATTCCAATAGAAAAAGAGTCCCTTCCCACCAGACACAACTATATGTAACTAATAAACAAACCAATGAAAAGAAGGTAGAGAGCATTGGATACCAAATTTGACCAATTTTTTCAGGGGCTTTGCTATTATCACATTATATGGATAAACTCCACTAGGGTTAtggtattttttctttttctttgtttgggtgACTAGAAAAAAGTGATCGTTATAGGATCTTCCATTTactataaaaatcataaaagttGAGATTACTCTAAAACCAAAATGAAACAAACATGGAGTAGCTGATCTGGTGGGAATTGGGAATCTGGGATAGCCTCCCCCAATGAAGTTGAAGGGACAGACAACTGAAAATCCCTATAATCAGAGAGGGAGAAACATCACTTCACACCCAATTTTCCACTTTTGGAAAGAGATATCCCTTTAAAAAGGCTCTGGGGGTGGATGGTGGCACTTTCATATCCTTCATGTTCTAACTTACTAAAAGTCTAAAACCCATTTCTGAATTAGAGGtctttctgtttttctttctttctttctttcctttttctttgtttatgacaaaaaatttaaattagggGAAGCCcattggaggaaaaaaaatgcccATGTGTCAAGCAACAATTTGTGGTCTACAGGGGGTGATAGCCTCACCCTCAAATGGAGGGTGATGCCCCCAATAATGAGAGGATAGTGGTACACGTATATTTCCATCACATGGATTTGGGGTGGGAACACGTGTCACACAAGGGAGGCATTCACATTTCTCTCCCAATTTTTGCCTATGTAGGCTAATAAGCCACTTGAAATTGaagagattttatttattttagaaaaaaaaaaaagggtaaaggGTATATTTTTGGATGTAAAATTGTATGCATTAGATGAGATTAGTGGCCTTTTGGGGTGTGAAAGTTATGGGGGGTGAGAGAGAGAAGGAAGGGGAGCATTGGGAAGAGAAAACAATAATGGGAGAGGTCGGGTGGTGGTAGAACTAAAAGGGTAACCGCTCTGCCCTTTGGATCTCACACTTTCAGGGACAAACCTGCGACATAAAGATACATTTTCAAAGAAGAAGACACCAAACCCTAatctatttattcattcaaaCTTCTACCCTCTCAACATATTTATTGCGGGAGTGGTGCTCTCACTTCTTCCAATGCAcacctcctctctctctctctcattcacTCATTTCCCCTTCACCCTTATATAAAACcatcaaacatttttttgacAATCATAGCTGCTTTGACTAAGTTCCATATTTAAGATATCATTATGGATTCAATCAACAATAAATCCCAACcaacatatataaaattgtgCCAGTGGAGGAGCTCCAAAAGGGTTTTGTTTTAATAATCCACCAATGCCATAATTTATACCATTCCCAACttgaaaaatacaataaaaaaaaccattagtTTAGAACCAGAGGTTTGAAGCAGTTCCAAGGAGCTTGGCAATTAGAATTAATTActggaaaaatattaaagaaaaaaaaagggtggttAAAAATATGGaagtaaatgaaaaaagaaaggggGGTGGGCATTGAATAGCAGAGGAGTGGGATTGGGGACAGCTTGGTTTGGAGAAGAATGTGGGGAAATGGAAGGATGGTGTTTTTTTGTATGATAAAaatacatatgtttcctatgaaTACAACAAGTATGTCGAGTAAAGGAGGGTGGTTGAGGGTACAATGAGATGGGTGATGGGGCACATCTTCTTCCTCATGTGAACCCACCTTccattctattattattattcttcttcttACTATTATTACACTATTTCAACCAACATCTTAGCATATATGACATAACATGTGAACCCATGATAAAAATTAGTAAGACTTGTGTGGGGGTTCTAATAATTTTGAGGATTATGTTGGTAATTTATTGGAGTGGAGtataagataattatttttgttttataacaatttaaaaattatatacaattaTGTAACAACATGTATGCATTATAATTCTcttcatttaaagaaaaaaaaaatgagaaggtgAGTGGATGTTGTACATTGAATCTTGTACGAAAAGGAGCCAAAATGTGTAAGTTCATGAAAGTTGAAGAGTGGCCACCACCATTGTATTAATTGCAATACATTGTATTCATGATTTTCCAAGAAATATGATTGCATAAGAAATATTaagattatatttggttctcgaatccaaaaaaaaaaaaaagcaaaaaaaaatgattttctaaaataggtcaaacaagtataaaataatttattagttttaaatttattctttatttttcttcactttctcttttttgtactttttctttttattttttgttcacattttcttgcaaaattttcaaataacaaaatatagTCTAAgagtataatttgattttttgagaGGAAAGTTTAGAAATAATAGGttttacaaattatatatatatatatggtgatgaaaaaaataaggtACCCCTATAAGGGAGTATCTGGTCATTGTACGTCCTCGAAAAGAGAATATGTCAGTCTTACACCACTCTTGAGTAGATATCTTCACGACTCACTGTTGCTAGGTTAAGTCAAACCTATGACTTGGTTGTCAATAGTGTCTTTCTGACAAACTATATTGTCTTTTTGGCGTTTAGCTAAAAAGCTTAGAAACGATAGTGATGACACATGATCTTTTTACTTCACACACATGACTATTGTATAAAAGGAATATCATTTCTTACATGAAtgaacacaagaaaaaaaattataaaaaaaatatacatctccaatatataataataataatagtaagaatAATAATGTATGTAATTGATGTAGTCATTTTTGATATGCAAATTCAAACTTTCTTTATGAGGCAAGGCGTGGATGTGTTTCTTGTATGTTACTTAGACCAATTTATGTGAAAGTAtatcatcaatatttttatttctaagtgcttaaaaatttgataaaacacaaaataatataagaaatattagCAAGATGacaaattttaataagaaaagaaaCACTCAATGGGAAGAGCAAATTTTGACCAAACATATCATTTAGTAGCAAGAAAAAACTCAGTGGGAAGTGCAAATTTTGACCAAGCATATCATTCCATAGCAAGAGTCTAGGGTCTACATGTGACTCAACATGTGaagcaaattttttattttcatctccTTCTTATTATTTCCTTGGATGCaagtgttttcttttccttaataagtaaaagatacaaaataaattataataataataaaaaataattttaaaaaaaatcaatcacatGTAAATTGAAAAGTTAGAGGCTTGagctttttatttcttttagttaaaaattaatttgttataataaatgTAGTCAAAGAGAACAAAGGGATATGATGAGATCACTTTAGAAGTTGAATAGATAGAATATTAAAGAGAATTAGAGTAAAGAGAAACATATAGAAGGAAAAAGTGAGATATCAATTTAAGAAATGTTGTAGTGTAAGGTTAGAAATAGTTTAGAAAATAGGTAATAAtagaaaagtgtatgaaatatGATCCTAAGTGGAATTTGAGGTGCTAATGTACGCCTGTGCTACCTTTATATATAGAGGCATGAGGCAGCCTCATATGTCAAGGTGTGGGGCACTGGAGCACTGGATATTTGCATAGTCTGCagagcagagagagagagagagagagagagagagagagagagagagatggagagagACAAGGAAATGAAGCAATCAAAATTCAAGAGGATTTGTGTCTTCTGTGGGAGTAGCCAAGGAAAGAAGAGCAGTTACAAGGATGCTGCTATCGAGCTTGGAAGAGAATTGGTAATTATATAATGGCTGTATATATCTTCTTAATGGATTCATCTTTctgcttttcttcttcttcttcttcatattttcatCTCCTTTTCCTGGAAAAAAAGGCAGTTTTCTTTCAAGGGATTTTCTGCAAATCCAATCAAGAGCTGTTCAAAGTTTCATGTTCATGAGTTGTATCACCTCTGTCTGTCTGTCTATTGTTGGTGTCTGTGGGCTACATTTAAACTACATGCTCTTTTCATCCTACATGTACTCTCTCTACATTTTTAATTACCTGTCCATTTCTTCtacatataatttaattgtACTTATTGCATGTATTATTGGGTGGGTGCAATGAATATTGAAAAACCCATATCATCTTTTTTGTACTTTGAGGAGTATACTTCATATATCTCTGTAGAAGTGGGTTTGTTCATAAAAGGGAAATTTTGGAGGTTTTAACTTTTAGCTCACTTCATTAAAATTGAATGGTTGTTGAAGGTTTCAAGGAATATTGATCTGGTATATGGAGGAGGGAGTATTGGCTTGATGGGTTTAATTTCTCAAGCTGTATATGATGGTGGCCGCCATGTCATTGGGtaagcttcttcttcttcttcttcttcttcttgctgGAATTTTATAAACTAATGGATGAATTAACAAATTTAGTGAATTTGGGTTGTTGTTGTTATAGTTGGGTTGGGTTCTTCAATCGTAACTGATTTTTCATGTTATTGTCTGCAGAGTCATTCCCAAGACCCTGATGCCTAGAGAGGTATGTAACTGCTGCAAACTGTATTGTTTCAAGGCTTTTTGAGctgggtttttcttttcttttttttcttttttttttcttaatgaaaatgaaaatgaccaCAGAGAAAGAGCATTATCTACTTCTTTTGCACTTTCTCATTTGATGGGGGGGTTTTGGTCTTGTGGTAGCTGTTTTTACTTGAATTTCTACCTCACCTTTGTTATCTTGGATATGGATTTCACACTTTGTCTTTTTGGGTCTTATGCAAAAGCCACTAAGTGGGAATTTTCATTGGCTCAGGGATTTTCTATTTCTATATTCTTTTCACATTTTAAGCTTGGTGCACTCATCCATCACCCCAATTACCCACCTCCCTCTTCACCATTTCCTTTcccttatttatatatatatatatatatatatatatatatatatatatatatatatatatatttttttttttttttttctgataccCACTACCCAGATTGAAGATTCTAAGCATAGCCCCTCTATTTTCTCACCAAGCTcacattttcctccattttccttctctttctttcctacATTTGCTTTATATTCTCAAACGGTAAAATGATTTTGGATTGAGCCCACCACCCCTGCAACACTCATCATCACAACACCCTAGCCAGCATTATTTTCTCGAGACAAAAATTAGGCAGCCTTGGGGACCTATCCCTCAAATTTGTTGTCCCTTTCCAGATTTCGTGTTGACTTGGTAATGCAATGCTCTAATGCAGATAACCGGTGAGACAGTTGGGGAAGTGAAGGCAGTTGCAGACATGCACCAAAGGAAGGCAGAGATGGCTAGACACTCAGATGCCTTTATTGCCTTACCTGGTTTGTATATAATCCTTTCAATATTCTTTGCCTATTACACTCCTCCAGTCACACACCTTTTCTTCTATCTTTTCATGGAAATTTATCATACATAGGTCCAtcttttgattttccttttgttttcatgaaAGTCTCTTCATGATGGTGAAACAGATATGCACGAAATACCCTTTGTTTTCCCCTGTGTAAGCAAATAATTCAAGGAATTTTCCAGActtcggaaaaaaaaaatatcgacAAGATAAGTGGAGACAGAAAAATTATTCGCTAGGAAATATCATCAGCCACAGTTTTCCATGGGGACAAACAGAACAATTAGTCCACTGCCCCTATCTTTGGTCCCCTCGCTCCTTTATTAcatatctcatatttatttatcttcTGATTAGATTTAAGACTTAACAATTCAAATACCCTTAAGATAACAGAAACTTCAAACAAATCAAATACCCTTAAGATAACAATGCATGTAATGAGAAATGTGAGAGATAAGTAGTTGAAATGTATGGCATATGGGCAGTGGAAGTAACTATTTGGGGTTTTATCTGACAAGGCCCCAAAAACCCATGATTAGAGAGAGACAGCAATTTCAAACACCAGTTGATGAATTGCTCCATCAACATCTGACACTGAAAGCTGAGGATTCTGAACAATCAAACTTGTGTGGCTGATGTGCATTTTCTTCCTCTGCACCACGCCCCATTGCCTTTGATGTTATAGTAGTACTGCGCCAACCCTTGACcaaattaagataataaaaaggaCTTGTGAACTCCTTGTGGCCAAATCCTCTTGTGGTCCATCAACCCCATCACTCCATTTGCCGACTGCAGATAATGGCTGAGTTTGGTCATTTAGTTATGGTCATTTAGACTTATAAATTGAAGTAATTTATGTGATTCGATGTGTGTGAAGGTGGGTATGGAACTCTAGAAGAGCTTCTTGAAGTAATAACCTGGGCTCAGCTTGGCATCCATGACAAACCGGTAAGGCTCATTTGACATGAATAATCAGCTGATAAACATGGTGTATAATAATGAAGCTTTGATCATCTAATTTATTGGGTTTTGCAGGTGGGATTGTTGAATGTGGATGGCTACTACAACTCCCTCCTCTCATTCATAGACAAAGCAGTAGAGGAAGATTTCATAAGCCCAAGTGCCCGCCATATCATTGTATCAGCCCCCACTGCCAGGGAGTTGATGAAGAAATTGGAGGTAAATGCCTGGTTTTATTTGCCCATGTGTTTGTTAAGTTTGTGGCCTAATGGATGAATGACGTATATATGTTTGTGTGGATGATTTTCAGGAGTATTTTCCTCGCCATGAGGGAGTTGCTTCAAAACTGAGCTGGGAAACTGAACAGTTAGGCTATTCTCCCAAATGTGAACTCTCTAGGTAAGCAGATTTAGGAGTCGTCAAAGACtcaaagagaggaaaaaaggaCTAGTTTTAGAAGATGAAACTCCTTCCCCTTTTTGTAAACAACAGTTCGACTCAATTTATATTATCTCTATATTTGGAAATTCAGTCTCCTaatcctctgtttggttgctgacaAGTCAAAAGAAAACAACATTAATCTTCTCAATTACTTCTTAATCTACAAGTTTTCCTTTGTTCCATGTAAAGCCCATCTGATATCTTCTCATTACTGGTGTATTAATGTTCTTGATCCATTCCAGGTATGCATTAATGTTAAACAATCTGCAACTGTGGCCCATTAGCTTGAGCCCAAACTCATTCTGCATTGGGTTCATGTTGGGCCCAACCAGGATTTTTCTTTCCTCAAGTTGGGCTGTAACATGGACAGGGTTAGCCCAATCCTCTGCAAATCCAGTCTCAACTTGACCTCCTGAAATCTGACTTACAGAGATTTATTGTCATTTTACATGTATTTTATGTTAATATgaccatatttttaaatatcacctattattttttttttaaattcaataaataaagaTGAAGTTGTGATGAATTTTATATAACATTCgatatttttaatgattataaATCTATaccttcataatttttatttttattttatatttttaacatattttaactTGTATTTATAAATGCATTATTTTGTAATgttcctttttttaattatatttagttaATTGAATAATCATAATTAAGATGGAgcataaatatttttgtaagagtaaggaaaacaaaagagcAATTGGAAGAAACTAAATTCTTAAGGTATTACGAATCTAGTAATCATAACTCTATTTATCCGAGAACCAATTAATGGTTGTCGAAAATCCTCCTTGATGATCATTACTAAAAtgacattttcttcttcttagaATATGATTGATGATGGTGGTAGTATCCATCTACAACAAACTTGGATCCCAACTACCTCTTCCTCGAATGACATCAAAGATGGAGCTAAGTTGACAAGAACATCTATCATCTAGTTTTCCTTTCATGGAATATGAACTAATGAAAATTGTTCAAATTTCTATAATAGCATGTTAAAAGTAAAGaaacaaattatcatttttaaccTTGTATTGAGTTGAGAATTGGTTtatgaaaatacaaataaaagtaTGTCTTAATGGTGAGACAAATACAACACCTACTCCAATCCCATCAATGCATTAGACCTACTAAAGAGTAAAGAAGACTACTTCATTAGGAAATTCATTCAAAAGCTTTGAAACTTGTAGGAATTAGATGGTCTAACAGAAAATTTGTTAGTGCTTACCCTTTAATTGCTTTTTATGAGATGTAGATTGTTTCATTTACATTAAGCATTAATCCCAATCTTATTAAATGCATTGAAAGGATAGGTTTTGACATCACATATCTGATAGGGTCAACTCAAGTAATCAAATGTAACATAGGCATTTGCACATAATGTCTCAATTATTTCACAAGAAAATCAAAGCAAGATAACTTTTCCCTATAGCTAGGTGAATCGTTCAGTTCTATCCCAATCAACATTCAATTCAAGTAGTATAAGGATCTTTCTTTATTCACCCCATTTTCTTAGGCAAGCATTACTCTAAGTGAATGTTGTTGGATAACAATATAGAGTATCAATGGCTTTCTAGCCGTAAAAGCACCTAAGAAAAGTATATTAGTCAAATACTACTTTATACCTTCAAAAGTATTGTCAAAGCTTGATCTCCTATGAAAAGAACATTTTTTATCATAAGCGAGTTAAATAATTGACATTGTCTTACAAGAAAACTTGTAGGCTTTTGAGCCTTTGTAGATTCTCTAGCTCAAGCATGTTATGAACAATTGGGATTTTAGATTGACCTACATCAATGCCTCGATGTTGAACAATGAAGCCAAtgaattttccaaaaatgacAACAAAAGTACATTTTGAGTTGGTATTATAATAACTTATTAAACATCATTCGAAGGTCATGCAAATTATTGACTGGAACCAAAATATGTACTTCAATGgcatatatatgatatgctttatgcaatataaaaaataaataaatcgtcCAAATgcaaatcaaatttatgttaaaATCCTAATTATGGATCTAACTTCTATTTTGAGCATAATTTCaagtttaaaaggaaaaaatgatgcAAGttacaaaagttattttcaatcaaagtaaaataaagGGTTAATTATGCTTAAAGAGATATTTAACTCCTATGAGACATGAGAAGGGTCCACAAAAGGGCAAAACAAAGAATTTTGTACATCAAAGATAAGAACTTAATgctacagaaaaaaaaaaaaaaaaaaaaaaaaagaaaaaaaaagagggcaAACAACCATGAGGAAGGACATTTGAAGCAAATGCAATCAAGCTTAAAATGGAATTTAGAACTTAAACCTAGTAGCAACATATACACTATATTTGAcatgatttttgaagaacttttcatgattttttttttctttttgtgcaagttacatatggttttgaagctaAAAAATTCAAGAGTCTAACACTTTAAATGGTGCATAAATCAATGTTGAAATAAAGAAGTTATGATCAGTAAAAAACAACTGGGCAAAGTCAAATGATTATTTCAAATGTGAAATGGCGacttcaaaattcaacttataATTTCAAAACCTATCTTGAAACTAcctcaaatttcaaaatgaacCTAATTTTGAAATCACATACTGTCACTCTAAGATTTTGCCTCATCTTCCTTGAGAATGTGCTTTAGGCACTCTATCCACCTATAATGGGCCACACACCACTAGaaatcatgattttattatttttttagttaattttaagtaattattTAGGAAACAAGTGTCTAATGGGAACACGTCACATGTTGAGTTTTTGTGGGAATTATTAAAActcaatttttaggtttttttttaggaGTTCTAGATTTTTAGAGAAtgggagattttcttcatgattCTTGAGGAAAAGAGAAGACACCAATcttgtttctctttttattattgaataaattattgtttttaatttctttgaaatcaagaatggttttttcttgttcttttatgGTCTATGTATGTGATAACACACTCATAAGAGACTAAAAAACCATGGGtgttaaatatgaaaacctAGGATTAGATCCAAAGGGAAACAATAGGTGAAATTGAGCTAATTATAGGCACCAATGTTAAGATCAAAATACATTCAAAAGTTAGTTTGACTTAGGAGATGGTATAATTGCATATTCTTTGATACTATGGATTTTTGATAATTCTTGATCAAAAgttttgttattgttttttatcttaAGACAACTCTATACAAAATGGTAAAAGCATAAAAATCTTGTAcctaaactcaaatttcatattcattCATCTATTAggtaattcaaaataaaataaaatattaaaagttaggaTATGGATCAACTTTGAGACATAGAACTTAGGTTGATCTCGTTAGatgatgaattttaattatCCTAGGACTAATTGAATTATATACCCTTATTTCATTTAAAGGTCTATATCTAAAGTTGGATTGTGAAACTCTAAACATgatgaattgaattaaaaatcaataatgatTCTACATATTTTAGGAaatctttgttcatattttcttcttatttatatattgaaattagttttttttttttacctataacAAATAATTAATCTTTATAATCTAAAAACAATTGAACACATTAAAGTTGATTTCAAAGAACGACAATGTAAAATACTATAAAGTTGTAGTAAatccatttctattttttctttactaGAATTATCATGTATTTAGGATTTAGTACTTTGTAATTATAATAGAGATTTATAGTCAATTATCTTTTCTCTTTATAGATTTGACAACTACATCATCAATATAACTCCCACATGTACCGAAATATTTCACTAAAGATTCTTTACACAACACATTAACTAGTGGCACCCATATTCTATGTAACTTTTGgctatgaaaaattattaacttttttgTACAACTTCTAGcaatatgaaattattaaattgacttCTTAGCATAACTTTTgcttataagaatttttttttccttcgtaGTTTCTAgctatgaaaaaatataaaatgattttactAAATTTTATACATAGTTTTTTACTATAggaaatagtaaaataatttttcttcatagcTTTTAGTTATAAAATATGCTATGTAAGTCCTATGGCTATGTGAgtattacaaaattatttatttacttttggcTTTTGACTACATCAAAAAAcataacataatttaaatagcatttaaaaattaaaataaaatgagataaaaCTCCCTAATATACTTTACAAAATATACGTTTGATATGAATGAGGTCtttgaagaaaggaaaaatcttACTCTTTTCAGCAACTATGAATGAGATGTTTAATATAAGAAAGAAATCTTTGAGAACTTATCAACCTAAAActcatgataataataataacaacaaaatgAATTGATagaaagaaatttataaaatatggatTTCGTCTAGTAATCCTACCTATTTTTCTAAGGTTCActacaaatatggaaaatgatgtcatccacaatatatatagtttttccCTCATTAGGAAGAACATTTAAGGCAAAATGGTTGGATGGATTAAAATATGaaggtgtggaccccgcatttcggctcatgcgtttcccactcgacgGCGAGCTcgatttattttgaaaaaaattgatttttatttattgtttgaaaatgacttggagtcgccacttatttttgttttatttttaaagggtaaacaaaataagaaagaaaaaccctaagtgtgactccttaatttggaaaaggtgatctgcgaaaaaccggatcgggttcgggggtcaggttacttatcaggaaggtacggtaaaaaccgtagcacccttctaagtccctaaaaacgggtctctactgataaaatgaagcaatcatggcaatggacgagtagatcaatgagtacccagaataaatcaggcacacgtgagaatcaaaatatgcttggaCAATTATCAGGGTGAAAGtaggtgcgtacctgggcgacgagccaccatgcgctatcaagagaaaGGCTAGTgcataattaagaaataatagcatgcatgtcggagagcaggataaataaatcatgtatggcaattaaatcaatcaatcataaaatcatgtatgtagggcccccaccaaagcccgatcgatcttgcatgaattaatctcataaattccattattctgaaattatgaaagtGACATTCACGCTTATATAAAACCAAGAGGAACatgagattatttgaaaaccggaatgaaattaaaactgttcgagtgaagactggatttttaaaatttgtttgaaaattggagtttcgaaaattatttggaaattggagttttggaaattaaatttaagaatttgaatttttgagattaaatttgaaagaaattggaatttttaaaaggatTTGAGAATTGATgtcttgagaattaaatttaagaattggaactttagaaattagattttaaagaaattggaaatcGGAACTTTAaaggattatttaaaaattggaatttatttaaagttggaattttcaaaaataaataattaagatgaataaaataataacaatagcgaaaataataatgattagataaagaaatgtgaaaaatggaattttgagggattatttaaaaatggaattcttttaaaaatgaatgaatcaaCAAATAAACggatataataataatgaaagtaataatgattaattaaataatgtgaaaattggaattccgaa
Proteins encoded in this region:
- the LOC100256973 gene encoding cytokinin riboside 5'-monophosphate phosphoribohydrolase LOG1 isoform X1; this encodes MERDKEMKQSKFKRICVFCGSSQGKKSSYKDAAIELGRELVSRNIDLVYGGGSIGLMGLISQAVYDGGRHVIGVIPKTLMPREITGETVGEVKAVADMHQRKAEMARHSDAFIALPGGYGTLEELLEVITWAQLGIHDKPVGLLNVDGYYNSLLSFIDKAVEEDFISPSARHIIVSAPTARELMKKLEEYFPRHEGVASKLSWETEQLGYSPKCELSRYALMLNNLQLWPISLSPNSFCIGFMLGPTRIFLSSSWAVTWTGLAQSSANPVST
- the LOC100256973 gene encoding cytokinin riboside 5'-monophosphate phosphoribohydrolase LOG1 isoform X2; this translates as MERDKEMKQSKFKRICVFCGSSQGKKSSYKDAAIELGRELVSRNIDLVYGGGSIGLMGLISQAVYDGGRHVIGVIPKTLMPREITGETVGEVKAVADMHQRKAEMARHSDAFIALPGGYGTLEELLEVITWAQLGIHDKPVGLLNVDGYYNSLLSFIDKAVEEDFISPSARHIIVSAPTARELMKKLEEYFPRHEGVASKLSWETEQLGYSPKCELSRI